Proteins encoded together in one Camelina sativa cultivar DH55 chromosome 9, Cs, whole genome shotgun sequence window:
- the LOC104714392 gene encoding methyltransferase-like protein 22 — protein sequence MEDSDSEIDEVMSEIHLGCPPGTKKPFLSRFTFSFDSHHLTVDKDGDLLIPRRNNNNNNFTFRSAHSFTVNIQHSITSTLPLVGLQVWKAQLVLSEFVLHKTCTSSDFHGIVCLELGAGTGLLGILLARVAKAVFLTDHGDQILDNCANNVHINSSLFNPQTVVNVRELNWMSEWPIEDSHSHCTIPDMYCWSSQDFDQVKNASFIFAADVIYNDDLTIALFSTLKRLMSFGCEKVLYLGLEKRYNFSLDDLNVVANGYACFRSYIKGEGLCKQEKGVFVGKRIDITQIPQYMKDYDRGEDVELWEIKYVF from the exons ATGGAGGATTCAGATTCAGAGATTGATGAGGTGATGAGCGAGATTCACCTCGGTTGCCCACCGGGAACTAAGAAACCTTTTCTTTCCCGTTTCACCTTCTCCTTCGACAGTCATCATCTTACTGTTGATAAAGACGGAGATCTTCTTATTCCTAGgcgcaacaacaacaacaacaatttcaCTT TCCGATCCGCTCACTCGTTTACTGTCAATATTCAGCATTCTATCACATCTACGCTCCCTCTTGTTGGTCTGCAG GTCTGGAAAGCACAACTTGTCTTATCAGAATTTGTGTTGCATAAGACGTGCACCTCATCTGACTTTCATGGCATTGTGTGTCTCGAACTCGGTGCTGGGACAG GGCTACTTGGTATTTTGCTTGCACGGGTCGCCAAGGCTGTTTTCCTTACTG ATCATGGAGACCAAATTCTTGACAACTGTGCTAACAATGTCCATATCAACTCATCCTTGTTTAACCCGCAAACTGTGGTCAATGTTCGTGAGCTCAACTGGATGAGCGAATGGCCTATTGAAGACAGCCATTCCCACTGCACAATTCCGGATAT gTATTGTTGGAGCTCCCAGGACTTTGATCAAGTAAAAAATGCCAGCTTCATTTTCGCGGCAGATGTGATCTACAACGATGATCTAACCATTGCACTATTTAGCACCTTAAAGAGGCTCATGTCATTTGGGTGTGAGAAG GTGCTATACTTGGGACTGGAGAAACGATACAACTTCAGCCTAGATGATCTCAACGTAGTTGCCAATGGCTATGCCTGCTTTCGAAGCTACATCAAAGGAGAGGGACTTT GTAAGCAAGAGAAGGGGGTTTTCGTTGGCAAGCGCATCGACATTACACAGATCCCTCAGTACATGAAAGATTACGATAGAGGAGAAGACGTTGAGCTCTGGGAgatcaaatatgtattttga
- the LOC104714391 gene encoding uncharacterized protein LOC104714391 → MFHGLFKPKFYTKCKLLVKITKTRVDTVKRKKNSVCKYLKNDIVDLLKNNLDYNAYGRAEGLIEEKRRLACYELLEQFCNCVASNVSLLQKSNGCPDECREAISSLVYAAARVSEVPKLRDLRSLFSERYGNTLEQFVNPEFVKRFKAEPPSKEMKVELLREIAREHSIKWDAKSLEQRLYTAATPPHMETEQANRKSNDTRTSTENRISLSSFDDTNKSMSTSEEDSMSTTSGSCVTAPEEDQETKPFYYRFIMTPAPYKIEKQESLPEKMTKSDLMADDNDSPRGEKPKPRSVRRRFANPPPEADEEALKQRKNMRSETMEKASGEGTRRMSRRTSSWQLKHSSSVPDFDEVAARVDALSRN, encoded by the exons ATGTTTCATGGGCTGTTTAAACCCAAATTCTATACGAAATG CAAGTTGTTGGTCAAGATAACCAAGACAAGAGTAGACAccgtgaagaggaagaaaaactCGGTTTGCAAATATCTCAAGAACGACATTGTCGATCTTCTCAAGAACAACCTCGATTACAATGCTTATGGCAGG GCAGAAGGGCTTATTGAGGAGAAAAGAAGGCTGGCTTGTTATGAATTGTTGGAGCAGTTCTGCAACTGTGTTGCATCCAATGTCTCTCTCTTACAGAAATCCAA TGGGTGCCCTGACGAGTGTCGCGAGGCCATCTCCTCCCTTGTATATGCGGCCGCTAGAGTCTCTGAAGTGCCTAAGTTACGCGACCTCAGGTCTTTATTTTCTGAGAGATACGGGAATACTCTTGAACAGTTTGTGAATCCTGAG TTTGTAAAGAGATTCAAAGCAGAGCCGCCGTCAAAGGAAATGAAAGTGGAGCTGCTGCGGGAAATAGCTAGAGAGCACTCCATAAAATGGGATGCCAAGTCTTTAGAGCAGAGGTTGTACACTGCAGCAACACCTCCTCAt ATGGAAACTGAACAAGCAAACAGAAAGAGCAACGACACAAGAACAAGCACGGAAAACAGAATAAGCCTTTCCTCTTTCGATGACACCAACAAGTCCATGAGTACAAGCGAAGAAGACTCAATGAGTACTACAAGCGGGAGTTGTGTAACTGCCCCTGAGGAGGATCAAGAAACGAAACCATTCTACTACAGATTCATCATGACGCCTGCCCCttacaaaatagaaaaacagGAAAGCCTTCCGGAGAAGATGACCAAATCTGACCTCATGGCCGACGACAATG ATTCACCGAGAGGCGAAAAACCGAAGCCGAGATCAGTGAGACGAAGATTCGCAAACCCGCCCCCAGAAGCAGATGAGGAAGCAttgaagcagagaaagaacATGAGATCAGAAACGATGGAGAAAGCAAGCGGAGAGGGTACAAGAAGGATGAGTCGTCGAACATCCTCGTGGCAGCTTAAGCACTCCTCCAGTGTCCCAGATTTTGATGAGGTCGCCGCCCGCGTCGATGCTCTTTCACGAAATTGA
- the LOC104714399 gene encoding mitochondrial arginine transporter BAC2 has protein sequence MDFWPEFLASSWGREFVAGGFGGVAGIVSGYPLDTLRIRQQHSSKSGSAFTILRRMLAVEGPTSLYRGMAAPLASVTFQNAMVFQIYAILSRSFDSSLPLDEPPSYTGVALGGVGTGAVQSLLLTPVELLKIRLQLQQTSSGPLSLAKSIIRTQGLRGIYKGLTITVLRDAPAHGLYFWTYEYVRERLHPGCRKTGEENLTTMLLAGGLAGVASWVACYPLDVVKTRLQQGHGAYQGISDCFRKSVQQEGYSVLWRGLGTAVARAFVVNGAIFAAYEVALRCFPSAQLSQESESNK, from the exons ATGGATTTCTGGCCGGAGTTTTTGGCGAGCAGCTGGGGGAGAGAATTCGTCGCCGGTGGTTTTGGAGGCGTGGCCGGGATCGTCTCCGGATACCCCTTGGACACCCTGAGGATTCGGCAACAACATAGCTCCAAATCGGGATCTGCCTTCACCATTCTCCGTCGTATGCTCGCCGTCGAGGGTCCCACCTCCCTCTACAGAGGCATGGCTGCCCCCTTGGCCTCCGTCACTTTTCAG AATGCTATGGTATTCCAGATATACGCCATACTCTCTCGCTCCTTTGattcctctcttcctcttgaTGAACCTCCTTCCTACACTGGCGTTGCTCTTGGTGGTGTTGGCACCGGTGCTGTCCAGAGCCTCTTGCTCACCCCTGTCGAGCTCCTCAAGATTCGTCTCCAGCTACAGCAGACCAGTAGTGGTCCCCTCAGCTTGGCCAAGTCCATCATTAGGACCCAAGGTCTTAGAGGTATTTACAAAGGCCTCACCATCACCGTCCTCAGAGATGCTCCCGCTCATGGCCTCTACTTCTGGACCTATGAGTATGTCAGGGAAAGGCTTCATCCCGGCTGCAGAAAGACTGGAGAAGAAAACCTCACCACCATGTTGCTCGCTGGTGGCCTTGCTGGTGTTGCCAGCTGGGTTGCTTGTTATCCTCTTGATGTCGTCAAGACCAGACTCCAACAAGGCCACGGTGCTTACCAGGGCATTTCTGATTGTTTTCGCAAGAGCGTCCAACAGGAAGGCTATAGCGTTCTCTGGCGTGGCCTCGGCACTGCTGTTGCCAGGGCCTTTGTCGTCAACGGTGCTATTTTTGCTGCTTATGAGGTTGCCTTGAGGTGTTTCCCATCCGCTCAGTTGTCCCAGGAAAGCGAGTCTAACAAATAG
- the LOC104714398 gene encoding ATP-dependent DNA helicase DDX11-like, with protein sequence MTTEKRDFPAFPYKPYSIQIDFMNALYQFLDKGGVSMLESPTGTGKSLSIICSALQWLIDRKEKGLTQVSDTVDVDDDDDDEPDWMRDFTPNDNDRANHKSFKSSFWLTKHAKEKEKRGDVSVSKDEDDEALLNDQEFLLEEYQSEDDSSSPGGRKSSKRKPAGGFDSSSSEDDDEDDDDCSDDQHGLKVYFCSRTHSQLSQFVKELRKTVFAKNINVVCLGSRKNLCINEDVLKLGNVTRINERCLDLQKKKKSQVVSKKKNLGTNVRVGRTKASCRCPMLRKHKLQREFKAESFQQEAMDIEDLVQLGRQMRTCPYYGSRRMAPAADLVILPYQSLLSKSSRESLGLSLKNSVVIIDEAHNLADTLLSMHDAKITVSQLDDIHCSLESYLGRFQNLLGAGNRRYIQILLILTRALLKPFTSEKNLNSVNVGLDTGNPSKSNPCGACSMAIYDFLFSLNIDNINLFKLLAYVKESNIIHKVSGYGERVVMLQKDPVAHEETSKLTSFRAFSDMLVALTNNNGDGRIIISRTSSSTSGQQEGYIKYVMLTGAKLFSEVVDEAHAVILAGGTLQPIEETRERLFPWLPSNQLQFFSCSHIVPPESIMPIAVSHGPSGQSFDFSHSSRSSTGMIQELGLLMSNLVAMVPEGVIVFFSSFEYETQVHTAWSNSGILRRIMKKKRVFREPRRNTEVEAVLRDYKEAIESERGAIMLAVVGGKVSEGINFSDSMCRCVVMVGLPYPSPSDFELLERIKHIEGLGDSESAKPSLSLVDDSYYSGDVQAGFGVLKSCKRRGKEYYENLCMKAVNQSIGRAIRHIKDYAAILLVDARYSSNDPSKRTSHPSNKLPKWIKDRLVYSSKGYGDVHRLLHQFFKHKNVEDSSETNQH encoded by the exons atgaCGACGGAGAAACGAGATTTCCCGGCGTTTCCGTACAAGCCGTACTCGATCCAAATCGATTTCATGAATGCGCTCTATCAGTTTCTGGACAAGGGAGGCGTTTCCATGCTCGAAAGCCCCACTG GTACTGGCAAATCTCTTAGCATTATCTGCAGTGCTCTCCAGTGGTTGATTGACCGCAAGGAGAAGGGTTTGACTCAGGTTTCCGACAcggttgatgttgatgatgacgacgacgacgagccCGATTGGATGAGAGATTTTACTCCCAACGATAACGATAGAGCCAATCACAAGAGCTTCAAATCCTCATTTTGGCTCACCAAACATgccaaggaaaaggaaaagcgAGGGGATGTTTCTGTAAGcaaagacgaagacgacgaggCTCTTCTAAACGATCAAGAGTTTTTGTTGGAAGAATACCAAAGCGAAGATGATTCATCATCTCCGGGCGGACGTAAGTCGTCCAAGAGAAAACCCGCCGGTGGTTTTGACAGTTCATCatcagaggatgatgatgaagatgacgatgactGCTCAGATGACCAACATGGACTCAAGGTTTACTTTTGCAGCCGAACACATTCACAGCTTTCCCAGTTTGTCAAGGAGTTGCGCAAGACTGTGTTTGCCAAAAATATCAATGTTGTCTGTCTCGGCTCCCGAAAGAACTTGTGCATTAATGAAG ATGTTCTTAAGCTTGGTAATGTCACCCGAATCAACGAGAGGTGCTTGGActtgcaaaagaagaagaaatctcaaGTGGTCTCTAAAAAGAAG AATTTAGGTACAAATGTAAGGGTAGGACGAACCAAAGCTTCTTGCAGATGCCCAATGCTTAGAAAACATAAACTACAGCGAGAATTCAAGGCTGAGAGTTTTCAACAAGAAGCCATGGACATTGAAGATCTTGTTCAGCTTGGACGACAAATGAGAACTTGTCCATACTACGGTTCTAGAAGAATGGCCCCGGCAGCTGATCTTGTTATTCTTCCATACCAGTCTCTTCTCTCAAAGTCTTCACGGGAATCTCTTGGTCTAAGCTTGAAAAACAGTGTTGTTATCATAGACGAGGCTCACAATTTGGCTGACACACTTCTCAGTATGCACGATGCAAAAATAACAGTGTCACAG TTGGATGATATACATTGCAGCCTAGAGAGTTATCTGGGAAGATTCCAGAATCTCTTGGGGGCTGGAAACCGGAGATACATCCAAATTCTGTTGATTCTCACCCGAGCCCTCCTCAAACCTTTTACTAGTGAGAAGAATCTAAACAGCGTAAATGTTGGACTTGATACGGGAAACCCTTCTAAAAGCAATCCTTGTGGTGCTTGTTCGATGGCGATATATGACTTTTTGTTTTCGCTGAATATAGACAATATCAATTTGTTCAAGTTACTTGCCTATGTAAAGGAAAGCAATATCATTCATAAG GTCAGTGGATATGGGGAGAGAGTTGTTATGTTGCAGAAAGATCCAGTGGCTCATGAGGAAACGAGCAAGTTAacaagttttagagcattttCTGATATGTTGGTAGCACTCACTAACAACAATGGTGATGGGCGGATAATAATTTCAAGGACGAGTTCGTCTACCTCTGGTCAACAAGAAGGGTACATCAAATATGTCATGCTTACAGGAGCAAAGTTATTTTCGGAG GTGGTAGATGAAGCGCATGCTGTCATATTGGCAGGTGGGACACTTCAACCTATAGAAGAGACAAGGGAACGACTCTTTCCATGGCTACCATCGAATCAGCTGCAGTTCTTCTCATGTAGTCACATCGTCCCCCCTGAGAGCATAATGCCAATCGCAGTTTCACATGGTCCTTCTGGTCAGTCTTTTGACTTTAGCCACAGTTCAAGAAGCTCAACAGGAATG ATACAGGAGTTAGGACTCTTAATGAGCAACCTGGTGGCAATGGTTCCTGAAGGAGTTATCgtattcttctcctcctttgaGTATGAAACACAGGTGCACACAGCATGGAGTAACTCAGGGATACTCAGaagaataatgaagaagaagcgtGTGTTCAGAGAACCCAGAAGAAACACTGAAGTAGAAGCTGTTCTCAGAGATTACAAGGAAGCTATAGAAAGCGAAAGAGGGGCAATAATGCTAGCTGTGGTTGGCGGGAAGGTGTCAGAAGGAATCAACTTCAGCGACAGCATGTGCCGGTGTGTTGTGATGGTTGGTCTGCCGTATCCCAGCCCGTCTGACTTTGAGTTGTTAGAGAGAATAAAGCATATAGAAGGTCTTGGAGATTCAGAATCCGCAAAACCTTCTCTGAGTTTGGTAGATGATTCTTACTACAGTGGAGATGTTCAAGCAGGATTTGGCGTGTTAAAGAGCTGCAAACGGAGAGGAAAAGAATACTATGAAAATCTGTGTATGAAAGCAGTGAACCAATCAATCG GTAGGGCCATCAGGCACATAAAGGATTATGCAGCCATTTTACTGGTAGATGCTCGATATTCTTCTAATGATCCATCCAAAAGAACATCTCATCCATCCAACAAGCTCCCAAAGTGGATCAAAGATCGTCTAGTTTATTCGAGCAAAGGCTACGGAGATGTTCATAGACTGTTGCACCAGTTCtttaaacataaaaatgttGAAGACTCATCCGAGACCAATCAGCATTAA
- the LOC104714397 gene encoding la protein 2-like, translating into MASFNEETARKLLTQVEFYFSDSNLPRDDFLNREVTKSKDGLVSLRLVCSFSRMRNLLGLGNNIKREDIPPRLLEDVATLLRTSHFLKVSNNGLRIGRGTKLSKPEEVLEQVHRRTLAASPFEYSIKMDDVASFFSQYAKVNSVRLPHHIADKRHFCGTALVEFSSEQDTEFILRQSLVYAGADLVLIPKSDFDCQRENLIKLLGKSGSSPIDTSHNEFRIGQLVKFTLKWIASGENITNKEKPKTLNINIREMEDKETGIAERLEETDRKKEGGKERVNTADQLAVPPWNNSDSLDSEVLKDVFQRFGSVKHIEYSRGLDSGYVCFIDSETATKARAAAEFVGGLVVKNNFSITFEAVNGEIERELWKRLSSAEPEGEGKEGDIKEKSKDVCFESAQPIKKARKEH; encoded by the exons ATGGCTTCCTTCAACGAAGAAACCGCCAGAAAGTTGCTTACCCAG GTGGAGTTCTACTTCAGTGACAGTAATCTACCCAGAGATGATTTCCTCAACAGGGAAGTCACCAAGAGCAAAGATGGCC tggTTAGTCTGCGTCTGGTTTGTTCCTTTTCTCGTATGAGGAACCTCCTCGGCCTCGGTAACAACATCAAACGAGAAGACATCCCTCCCAGACTTTTGGAGGATGTAGCTACTCTCTTGCGCACCTCTCATTTTCTTAAAGTTTCCAACAATG GACTAAGGATCGGTAGAGGAACGAAACTCTCCAAACCGGAAGAAGTGCTTGAACAAGTCCACAGAAGAACCCTTGCGGCTTCACCTTTTGAGTACAGCATTAAGATGGACGATgtagcttctttcttctctcaatacgccaag GTGAACAGTGTGAGGCTACCTCACCACATCGCAGATAAGCGACACTTTTGTGGCACTGCTTTGGTTGAATTCTCCTCTGAACAAGACACTGAATTTATTTTGAGGCAGAGTTTGGTCTATGCAGGCGCCGACTTAGTACTCATACCAAA GAGTGATTTTGACTGTCAAAGAGAGAATCTAATCAAGCTACTCGGAAAATCAGGCTCAAGTCCTATAGATACCTCCCACAATGA ATTCCGCATAGGTCAGCTTGTCAAATTCACTTTGAAATGGATAGCCAGTGGAGAAAATATAACGAACAAAG AAAAACCCAAGACTCTGAATATTAACATCAGAGAGATGGAAGATAAGGAGACAGGCATTGCAGAGAGGTTGGAAGAAACTGATAGAAAGAAGGAAGGTGGCAAGGAGAGAGTTAACACTGCTGATCAACTTGCGGTTCCCCCATGGAACAACAGTGATTCTCTTGACTCTGAGGTTCTCAAGGATGTTTTTCAAAGATTTGGCAGCGTTAAG CACATAGAATACTCTCGTGGATTGGATTCGGGTTACGTTTGTTTCATAGATTCAGAAACAGCAACGAAAGCCCGTGCAGCTGCGGAGTTTGTTGGAGGTTTAGTTGTGAAGAATAACTTCTCAATAACCTTTGAAGCAGTGAATG GGGAGATCGAGAGAGAGTTGTGGAAAAGACTATCATCAGCTGAGCCGGAAGGAGAAGG GAAAGAAGGTGACATCAAGGAAAAAAGCAAAGATGTGTGTTTCGAATCCGCACAACCAATCAAGAAGGCTCGAAAGGAGCactag